In Poecilia reticulata strain Guanapo linkage group LG15, Guppy_female_1.0+MT, whole genome shotgun sequence, the sequence TGCGGCCCTGTGTTTGTACTGCACACACTCACTTTTCAACAAGTTTTCCTTCAGAATAAAAGGGCTTTCCGGGAGCGAGCACGTTTAATTGTCGACCTCTCGCACAAAAGGCTTTATTTGGTGATAACATGAGTCAAGGTTTATATATCAATAATAAATCACATGACTATCCCCAATGAAATGACTAAGTGGCATTGAGCACATGTACGCTCTGAAGTCTTTGTTATAACCTTGTTTGTATTTGATAAACTCAAATCAAGGTAAGGCTGGCTGACCAGGTGTGAGGGTTCTTGCATAAACCAGCCAGAGAGACGCTGAatggaatccaaaaataatcttaatttattacaaaaaggtgtgctccaattacaggggggtcacactcttaagcctccctggtaaggtctattcaggggtcctggagaggagggtccgtcggatagtcgaacctcggattcaggaagagcagtatggtttttgtcctggtcgtggaacactggaccagctctacaccctcagcagggtcctggagggtgcatgggagttcgcccagcCAGTCTACaagtgttttgtggacttggaattaaacatacaaaaacttaaatactAATCAATACAAcaccaaatctttaaattaaacaaacattagaGTGAAACTACCAAATAGAAGAGACATTAAAGAACtggtcaaataaaattaaagaaaaccaaatttccCCGTCCCCTGGCAAACAAATGGAACGACCCTCTGAGGAGGTTTGCCAGCCATATATGAATGTCAATTAGCTGGAGCTCTTCTGtgaccctccagcagcagctccacaggAAACTGGtaactcaaaaataaattaattaatttgttgcttttaacaaaaatataaagaactgaCAAATAAAGTTAACTAAATGTGTGCACTTCAAATAGTCAACTAAAAAGTCAAGCTAATRAAAATAATTTTCAAMaataaaaatctaaactattcactaattaatgtctaaattaatattaaggatgaacaaaacaaacagttaccaTTCAGGTCTGTGTGACAGTAGGGTCAGCTGTCACACCAGGGtaggaaaatgtttcagaattttataTCATTTCAGAGAAAATCTGCTTTGTCACTCTGATACAGTAAGATTTTTTAAAGctaatggggtatatgccaagAAGTaacgttttagcacttccgcatttttttgccacatagaacGTTTCTGGTGCACAGGCAAAAAAACTGTGCACCGGTTTAACAGTGGATCCTCAGTAGCGGCAGGACTACTAATGAtgcttatataattattcagatgtcctgaaacgctccagcaacaacaaaggatttaagctggatgtgtcaaaacttcacaataacttggaaggtaagttaataaatcgtttgcattcaccataatgcctcatatgtctgacgtagctaacaggggacaagcttacaaaggtgctatgtaaacgttaagtgttttgattatctacATATAGATATATGacatatagatctgtctatattgtgtccaagctatcagtcgaagctgaagttagcttcagaatgtagcatctaattcaGAAAATAACTAAAGGGcgattacatttcatttttcactatcttgaacttttttaatgtgttgtactttaaaaacaacacctagacatttcaaacctaactagattattctgtactaacagcagaataaataaaacatttgtgaaaccttctgatttgtgaaatttgtaaaacgTCAATAATGGATTCCAGAacgcattagatctgaattattagtttggcattatttgttattttaactttgcgttttcttttttttatctttatcatagttggagttggacagttctgtttgatggcttcctggagggagagattggctgagctaatgttgccaacaacttttctcctgctattaacttttctgcttttctttatatagaaaGTATTTCGATCAGTTGCTCTGTTTCCattttgctctatttatttatttttttaccttaatgcttacctggtcaggtgaggtggaaatgtacatcctcttgattactgacaaatgtcagaaccacatggactgagctggttacgtcagatcaatctgaatctttatttctcattaaaacgacttcttgtaattttaagacattgttataaaattgcatctttattctgctgtaacgatgactcatttttgcaattaaaatgtcttgtatcCTGACCAtaatgctcccttatacaactcacagaacagataattgaattaaaagtatttttgaaagtattttctgtgattttattatagaaattgagggcgggaggaatcgattaaaatcaaatctggcatgaaaaaaaaaatcttgtaagtAATATCATCCAACCTTATTCAGTATATTGGATAATATGACTaactacatattacttaatattcacatttctttgctgatATAACctaaaagtgttgcattttaacatctcacttgaattcctgatctacatgcaaatacttgataaacgtaaacacagagaaatggggaaaacaaggtttgtgaaatgtagattaaattttattgtaggtacaaacaggatagcaaaatgaacactgaatatataatatacttcctagcagctaaGCAGACATCAGACTCgttttgcctttactggtgatgaaaactcgtcactggaggagaggaagaccggctcagccccgtccagAATGACTGCACTGTCagggtagccaacaaagtctgcaggtagatttttgcatatctggtgctctggtttcaagatcatagtttaaccaagtactgtaaataaaaagttagtccacgttgtgatgattcggcagaccgtggactgatggacgctgtcagctggtccaggtgcttggatccaaTGGAAAGGTAATCGGCACAACGATCATGGTTCAGAAACCCATCACGAGGTGTtacgatgcaaacctgaaaaattaaaaacaaacaaaaaactaataagtgtccatatttagctgcacaacgtaatcaaaactaataataaatcctcagctctttttgagagttttgcttgaaaataatttgacaatatctcaggaaagaaactgcaaaaaatgtttcggaggtgtaacaacactgaagttactgagtaaagAGTGAACTGAAGTatttactacttagaaaatgcatgttaaaatctgaatactcttttgaaagtgtgcagctgaaattaatttaaactactagcaggcaaagcacagGGTCCGCCTAATATTTGTACCAACAGTAAgaacaaaaaatgatgcatataagaggcattagtttataaaagtcgaggcaaacctaaatttaccattttaaaaacaaaaagcagcggcaggatgtaacttcataacctcattttctaagcagaatctcagagggaaaaaaaaatagaaattacatTGAGTAACgcaagaacagattatagcagccaaCTGGAAAAATTCACTGtaacgtggattataattatgaaacagcaaaggtaggtGTCATATTTTTgggattcgggaaatacgtgatttgtaccatttgttctgtgggttttttatgtggatcggtgccacttaaacggctgtgaagcgaaggttttggaccttaatctgactgactacctgtgtggtttggatcgggctgaagcgttgctgctctCGGCTGTTTTTAAATTACCTGCTCGGTATCGCTCcaactgcatgttaaatgtattttatataattgtcatacaaacaaaaactaaggagttgcctaaaaataatttcatactccgtataacacaaacgcaaacatcaacacagtattgacttaccttgtgccgaatcgctgcctctgttctcagcctgttcccgtagcagtggatttcctccggYattattttcctccaacaaattattccagtgaacGAAGCGCGTACAGCtcccttttaacctccgtcttcccatttctgacgctggatcttcaatatcctcaagctttgaattaacaggcagctacaaaccgggtgttagctgtagtggctaagttttggctgcagtccgctgtcgccttgatatcaacaggaaaatgaaaaaaaaacaaaaaaaaactaagcccTGGATGGTACCGGCAAATTACTGGACCACACCAAAAAAACtcgattgttgtaccagtagctcacagatcttgcagctttggccaagaacaataggagcaagcaggacccggaaccaatctatgtggcataaattcaaacggaaatacgtcaccacctctccTGGCATACGTATACCCCATTCTTGGCTGGTTAGTTTCAGAACCTCTAAGCTATCGTTAGCCGTTTAGCTAACGTTGCAGCTGTCTGTTGTAACAAATGGAACGTCTATAAAATCATCTTTTCAGCAGTTCAAAGTcaggtgtgtgttttatgtaaaatactaattaaaaaaacatttgtcaggtactgggttttttttaatcgttTTGTGGGTTttgctctttgtgtttctttctttgattagatcagCCTTGCTTCTGTTTCACTGTAGTTCAGTTAttcttagtgattctagttttATTGTGTCCAGTTATTCTTTCTTACTCTTAGATTTATTTTCCTAGTCCCCCTGTTGTGTACACTTgcgtgctctctctctctctctctctctctctctctctctctctctctctctctctatctctctctctctcgtcttAGCCAATCAGCTCAGGTCCTTTGTTCTAGCATTCTCTCTCCCAGCATTTATACACCtcttcaactcttttttttcttgctggtTCCTCCCATTAAATCCTTTGGGTCCACCATCAGTACATGACAAGATTTTATAAGTAtacaaaaatttatttcaaattatttgaaatacttttatgggactgttttctattttatagCTGTGTGGTGCGgtttaaattgtatttcacTGAACCATACATCGTATTATGTTCTAAACAACTAGATCAGCATGAGAACTAGTTCTCTATCATCTCACAGACAAAACTATCTTTTAGGATCATTAAGAACATGTCCATCAAAATCTAGAATTATTCAATAAAGATCATGGTGCATGTAATACTAATTATCAGTTTATCAAATGATATGtacttcagttatttgttaATAAAAGTCTTATTAGACATTATGGTGACATTGCAGTTATTTTGTgaatcttgatttattttaactaaaataaaacatgtatggttttgaacatttgtagtttttttcttgcattttaataaaaaaaatggacaaatcatgaaaaataaacaactaaatgacttggtaaataaaactttaagtaaacaaaaagtaaaaataatgaagtaggagtaaataaattaaacacagtgAGTGTTGAACTGCTGCTTTCTTTTAGTAAAACGACACAAGATCCAGGTTCAGATATTGTTCGACATCCATATTTTGAAAtagaagtcaaaattctgatttaatgAATTCATTTCAATGTCcatctttttttacatttcatttagtGAACAAACCAACACATATTCTAATTTCCaatctatttattttgtgacaaaGATTAGCAACATACCTGTAAGGtgaaatcatttatttacaatCTCGAAATCTCAACATTTATTCCACAGCACAGAGCATAAAAACGGGAAACAACACAGATTGTTCTTTAAGaatagaataaaaagaaaagttaatcaaaaactaatctcttcatttttttggttttatttttatttaatcgttttacatttaaaatgtaaagaaaacagataaaaagagCAAACACAGTCGACTTGACCATGACGGATGAGAAATGGGTCATGAAATGTGTCAGACTTTGaactttgggtgtttttttttcttaaaaaacagaagttttgaCCACTGCAAATTGACtctaatttattttgacattatcATTACTAttgttactattattattattattattattattattagtagtagtagtagtagtagtaattttttagaattttactttattttcatgtgGTTCTGTTACCCCTGTGTCATTGATTTAGTGTGTTACCTGTccagttattaaaataataaaggaaATACCTGAAAAGTAACTTTCGTGCATtcatatggaaaaaaaaaaaagcaacgtTGAAACATCTGGAGTGAATTATAAAATTGTACCTGGGTTTGTGTTAAAGGTTTCTGCTGGTTGAGTGGACTCTAAAGCAGCTGCTTTGTGAAGGTCAAATGACCACCATGAAATGtcagatgaaatgaaaacattgaaaatctTTCTTTCCTATTTGTTTAACAACTCAAACTGTCTgaatgaatgtatttttctaaaagaagGACATTTTTTAAGCACTTCGATCAGCAGTATCACTCAGACCTAATAGTTGCTTATCATGTCAAAACAGCGACTCATATTGTGCATAATGGGTTTCATCACTTTAGTTCTTTTTCGCCATTTGTTCTAAcgaaacaggaaacacaaaaatgcgCCACATATGTCATTATTATTCTGCGTCTGTCCTTGTGTTTGACGTCTGGAGGGGTTCAGGTTGTGCTTCAGGCTCTCTTCCATCGGATGGCAGAGAAAATGGCATGGAGGAAGTAGAGGAGAGTAGCCACATGGGACATCACCTAAAAATGATCCAAACAGAAGCGTTAAAGTGCCTGGATGCCAAACGGAAGCAGAGGGACGTACATCAGTGGTAgctttatttacaaaacaaaagtccaaattcaaaatgtaaaaataactcaaaggATTTTAGATTTTGGACTGAAATTTGCAATCCTGTAATTCTGATTTGGAGAATAAACTCTGCTAAACTCTTCTTTTTGTACTTCAGAGTTTTAGAGccacactaaaaaaaattataaataaataaaaatagtgaaaaattaggtgtgTTTTGCGTACCACTGCAGAAATGTCAAGTCGGTAGGTTTTCAGTAGGGTTATGTCAACTATTGAAGCAGTCTTATACACAATGGTGATGTAGGCTAACACCACCGACGCACTGAGGTAGAAAACCGCTGccacaaaatgaaaaccagcATCCTGCAAGACAAGAGAAGGAAGGCTGTCAACACCGAATGACTGTCAGGAAATGTGTAGTTTTCTATTTATGTGTGTCTAACCAGGCCGGGCCAAAAGCTGCTCTGATTGCCTCCACATGCAAAGATGAGAAGCCACAGAGTTGTCCCGACGAAGCAGAAGATGGACACGAACATGACCCAGCCCAGAGGATTGTCTGGGACGACTCGGGTCGAGGCCACCAGGATCCACACCAAACCCCCAATGACCTGCAAGGAGAGAGGAGGACAAGTTTAAAAGTCCAAATCTGATTTCTACTTAacatcctcaaaaaaaaaaaaattcactcaacaacataattaattgattaaatagTTAGGGACATTTgtaaatcactttttatttttttatttgcattcgCAAGAAGCTTCTGCTGCCAACCATTTGTCTGTGACCCTTACAGACCgttattttctctcatttctgaGAGTAAAATGCTGTAAATTATCTGATTTGTTTAGATGAGTTAAATCAGCTTCATACGCTAAAGCTGCATGGTGGCACAGTTAAATTTACCATTGGATCTAGCTCAGAGTTCACATcttacttaaaatatatttcttgaaGCCTTAGTATAGATATTTAAACTGATGTACATGATAAAGACGGGGGAAAAACCCTGTAATTTTATATTACATTGATTTTTGAGGCTCATTTTTAGTCcctatccatccattcattttcttacacccttgttcctgagtggggtcaggagggttgctggtgcctatctccagctaacgttccgggcgagaggcagggtcaccctggacaggttgccagtctgtcgcagggcaacacagagacacacaggacacacaaccacgcacacacacacacactcacacctacggacaatttggagaggccaattaaacctgacagtcatgtttttggactgtgggaggaaaccggagtacctggagaaaacccacgcatgcacagggagaacatgcaaactccatgcagaaagaccggggccgggaatcgaacccagaaccttcttgctgcaaggcaacagctctaccaactgcgccactgtgcagccttttAGTCCCTAActgaatcaatttttttttaaaaagtggctaAATCTTAAAATCTCACAAAATgcatttggacttttttttatcaacatattTCCTAGATATTCATGACTGAAAGGCAATATTCTGGGttatgaaaaacacacaccagcTTTTATATTCTCAGCCTTGTCACTGTTCTGTACATTGtctcagtttttcctctcctcctttgACAAACATTGGGCTTAAAATAAccttcacacagaaacacaaggcTGAGGCAAATGTACGTCCATCAGAGCTTTTCCTATCCTTCTGTAAACACttagttttctctctctctctgcattatcaaaaagtattttttttataaagcttAGCATATTAAGTATAGATATTAAGAGATATTAAAAACCACTCTGTGTCTCTTGGAAGGGGATTAGTGACTCTTGTGTTTAAAATCTTCCACAGCATGTTTCAGTGTGGATGGAGtgtaaataatattgttgagTAGTGAAACTGTATGTGAGCCTCTGTGGAACTGATTTGGTTTTATGTATGAATATTGATAATGCTATTTCCTTCCGTCAGAGCCATAGCTGAGTTAGACAGATTAAAGGGATGACATTGTTCTAaggcacatgtgtcaaactcaaggcctggGGGCCAAAATCTGGCCcgctgcagctttttatgtggccctctggactcaaAATTACACAGATTAGTCCTTCCAGTTCGTCACAAATccgcaaaattcacacaaaatcaacagatccccaaattatttctgattttactgcaaatcattctcaaaattggtcagaaacattgggtttaagtgactgctgcctcagcctttcTTGGTGTCAAATTACAGTctgttattgattttaaaaaagtcacaCTCAACATCTTACATTAGcataaatgttgtaaaaaaaaaacaaaaaactaatatttccaaattgtcagcacaaaatctgtgattgtGATAGCAAAGTACCACAAGATCAATTCTGGATGGACTGATCAGAGTAAAAAGgtgtttattaatatttcactttaagaaacacttacTGAGTGCTGAATCAAACAGcggtttattgatattttaatagtttaatgggttttattaaTAGATTCTGGCACAACctgccctttaagaacattcagatttttccatttggcccaaaatgaaaattagtttgatgCCCCAGTCAGGAGAAGGttgccagtaaaaaaaaaaaaatctgttgagaTATGAGAAGCacataaagacaaataaagCTGGCTACGAGAGAGTAAACATGGAAAAACTGGACATTTCTATAAAAGTTGACAAAAAGAAGAGATATAAAGTTGAATCTTCCATGGAATAAATCAGCAGCATAGAATAAGTCTCCAGCAGCCACCTGTGTTCTCCAGTACACAAGAAACTCAACATCTCCATATGAGTGGGATAAAAAGTGGGAATTTCAAGACATAATTCCCCTTTTTGTCCCCAAAGAAAACAACCCTTACCTGGTTAAAATCTCCCAAACCTTttggaataaatattttacagtctGGTAAAACTTAGCTTCAATTTTTGGGCCATAAGTCCAAATGGAATTATTGGCACTAAATCAAGACAACATCACTACAAAGTGTAACTTTTCTTCTTGTTTAGTTGGATAAAGTTAAGAGACGTCCTCACAATCGCAAAGATGTGAGGAATATTTGCAAGGTAACATGGACAAATgataataattcataaaaaccAGTCAGTTAACAGGGATGTGTCGACTTGTGAGAGCCAGTATCTCAGAACactgaatttaaagaaatgtcCAACAGGAAACAACGtttctccatccatcctccGTCCTTGTCGTAATTAAGAAACTCCACTATAATGAAAAAGCCACACATTGTTTACTTCAAAGCCCCTCTTGAAACTCAATAAAACCGCTGCGCAAATAATGTTGTTCCAGAAGCTGGAGAAGCTATTCACACGTTTCTTTCAAACCAAGCAGCCAACCTGCAGTTTGCCCGACAGGAATGCGCCGTTCCCTAAATCAAACAATCAATCTGTAAACATTTCTCAAGCATCGTACGTTCTTTCAATTCCATGAAAGCAGATTTTCCTCTTTGAAGTTACCTTTCCCTGTTGGGTGGTAGATACGTCTCAATGTCTTTGTGTGAGTGACAAAAGGTATTTCTGCTATGAAGCGCTGTAAACGACACAGTTTGACTCTTAACACAGTGGcgggtcattttgacccgaggacaacaggagggttaacaCCAATTTATTCAAAGAACATGAACATGGGGAAGCTCATATTTgcagaaactttaaattttttgctAATGATATGTTTAATAGCGACAGacagatattaaaaaaacaacaactaatttttaaaaaatatctgacaccaagaaaaggaaaacagtctTTTAAACAATTCAGTACAGAAATGAGAGACAGAACAAATTTGTTCTGGACAAACACGACAGCCGTCCCACATAGAGGCATCGGCacaaaacttttattgtttcttctctctgtcGGCTGTATCCATTGCCAAAAGGAACGTTTGCACAGCTTGGTAAATttctgaggaaaataaaaacctatcCTTCTGACAATCcttgaaatgtttgcagtttgattCCACTGAAACCAAGAAGGACGTCATACTTCACTGATCGGTCCTATCATGATGTggagggttttgtttttctaataataCCATCAGGTTTCTGGATTGCAGCTTCTTTTTGGAAGAAGTGTCTGATATGGGGAAACAATCTTGCGTAAATCTGTTTATATTTCCAAACGACTGACTGAAAAGGTTTCCACTTCATCTGTGTAAAGAGGCTAACCCTGTTTGAACCGCTGTAGAGTAAACCGTGCCTCTTAACGTTTCTTAAAAAGTGAGACGACCAGCCCAGTGAATCACTCCACAGatgtttcagtcagaaatgtattttgtctCAAAATACTTCACCTAAAGCCTTACCATCAGGGGAACTGTTTAACTTTGTTATCCGTCTTTTTCCTCAGACTGACTCATCAGAGAAAACCTGGTGACTAAATTGATTAGCTGTCTGGGTTGTGAAAAGTTGGCAGAAATTCCTTGAGGGAAATCGAACGTCCTTCTCCTCAGACTCTCCATGGTGACTTTCTTGTTTGaaactttgtgtttaattattttgtgcacATCTTTTGTTAAAATACACCTCTCTATGACCTCatcttttctggaaaaaaaaggtataaaaaGCAACATTGTTTTTGCATCTTCTTGCTAAATTACCTTCAGGTATCATCCAGATCTGAACAGAACATTTTGCTTCctgatatgaaataaaaatgcaacagtaTTTGCAAACCAAGTGTGAAAAAGACAATTTTCTCTTTGACTGTTGACAAATGACAACAGTTCGCCTGGCAGTTCTCCCAGTTAAAGGGAagttttccttcccactgtcGCCACAAGTATGAAGGACTGCATCAAAACTAACAAACAGATGCAAACAACTGTCCACTGATCCCATATGATCACTCAGGAGGAAGCAGGTGATGTCAAATTCATTGTGAATCATACAAACAGAATGAATCAAATGAACTCAGTGAACAGACAACAGAATTTGCTCCAGTAGGTCTTTGGAGAACAACAAGTCTTTTCACTTTGCCATTAATAATgccattttaattgtttttccccCATAGCACTGCAGAGTATTGTTTGGTTCcttcatgttgcttttttaagctgtaaatgataataaaaataacatgacGCCACAAATTTTATGTCCGGTGAAATATTTTTGGGtttgaatt encodes:
- the LOC103476447 gene encoding myelin and lymphocyte protein-like — translated: MASTTSGDVLPTGARIFISVPDLFFIPEWVIGGLVWILVASTRVVPDNPLGWVMFVSIFCFVGTTLWLLIFACGGNQSSFWPGLDAGFHFVAAVFYLSASVVLAYITIVYKTASIVDITLLKTYRLDISAVVMSHVATLLYFLHAIFSAIRWKRA